Part of the Rhizobiales bacterium NRL2 genome is shown below.
TCTCGGCGCCCGCGCCGATGGACTTCCGCGACGAGGCCGACCTGGCGGCGCAGCTTCGCCCCGGCATCGACGGCCTGATCCTGCAGGACGGTGAGCGCCGCGGCACCTTCCTGCCCAAGGTCTGGGAAAGCCTCGACACACCCGGGAGCTTCCTCGCCGGACTGAAGGTCAAGGCCGGTCTGCCGCGCAATCACTGGTCGGCCGACGTGAAGGTCTGGCGCTACACCACCGAGACTTTCGGCGGTCCGGTGCCCCGGAGCCTGTTCACAAAGGCCGCGTAGCGGACCTGACTGTTCCCCGCTGGCCACCCCCCGCCTTCGTGCGGGGGTCCGGAGCGGCTTCGCCGCGATTCGATGGTTTGCCGGATGCCCGCACAGGGCGGGCATGACACACCAGAATGGGTGAATCGACAGTCGCTATTGCGGCCAGTGGCAGACCGCCTGCAGCTTGTTGCCGTCCGGGTCGCGGACATAGGCCGCGTAGTATTTCGGGTGATAGTTCAGCCGCAGTCCGGGCGCGCCCTCGTCGGTTCCGCCATGGGCCAGGGCGGCCTTGTGAAAGGCGTCCACCGTGGCGCGGTCCTTCGCCAGGAAGGCCGCGTGCCAGCCGTTCCCCCGGTGCATCTCCTGCCCGTCGTAAGGCCGGGTGACGACGAACTCCGGCTGAAAGGTTTCGGATGTGGACTCCGAAAGCTGCATCACGCCGTAGCCGACGGCCTCGCCCGCTTCCTCGAAATTGCGCGGGATGCCGAGAACGGCCATGACGGCATCGTAGAACTTGCTGGCGCGCTCGAGGTCACTGGTACCGACAGTGATGTGGCTGAACATCATCTACCTCCGTCGGGTGGGAACGATCCGGACCAGCATCGCCGAAACGGTCCAGGCGATCCAGAAACCGAAACTGGCGCTGACGGTGTTGAGCATCAGGTCGAATCCGGCGGGCGCACGGTTGGGGCTGTAGAGCTGCAGCATCTCGCAGAGCGCGGCGAATCCGATGGCCAGCAGCCAGATGGCGGGCGCACTCGAGCGCCCCCGCGCCAGGCTGAAGGCGAAACCCACGCCCAGGAACATCAGCACGTGTCCCGCCTTGGCGATGGAGAACATGTTGGCCGAGACGGCGGCCTGCCTCTCCTGCTCCGTCGCCGTTTCGCTGGCGACCAGGTCGACGGCGCCCGCGGTCACGTCGCGGGCCGGCGCCGTGGCCTCCCCCGGCAGCACGCTCAGGGTCATGGCCGTCACGCCCACCAGCCAGCAGAAGCCGATCAGCCACCGCCGCTGCCGCACGCGCAGGCCGGCCCAGACCGTCACCGCCAGCGCCAGCAGCGCCCAGCCGCCGGTCAGGAAGGCGGCGGCGGGCCGGAACCCGGGCGCTTCCGCCAAGGGTGTCGCGGTGACCGAACGCACCTCGAGCCGGCCGGCGGCCTTCAGCAGTTCCAGGCGAAGCTGCAGGCTGGCGGCGCCGGGGCTGGCGGCGAAGATCTCCTCGAAGGCGCCCTTCGGCGTATCGCCCCGCAGCAGCGCCACGACGTGGGGCAGATCCCAGCGGCCCCGGCCTTCCGCGTCCCGCTTGACGAAAACGACCCGGCCGCGCTGCCAGGGCCGCGGACCGGCGGCGATACCGATCGCCTCGGCCAGGGCGCGGATGCGGACGAAGGGCGTCGCCGGGTCCAGCGGCACGTCGATATCCAGCCGCTCGACGCCCTCGCGGTCGGGGTTGTCCAGCACGACGCCGCCCGGCGGCAGCAGCTCGACCGCCGGCCCGGTCGCCTGGTAGCGGTCGAGGGCGAAGAAATTGAGCCCGGTCAGTGCCGTCAGCAGCAGCGCCGCGCCGATCAGCAGGACGGCCCAGCCCTGGCCTGACTCAGGACCGGAAGAGTGCGTCATAGGCGGCCAGCAGACGCGGGACCTCGTGATCCCAGCTCAGTTCCTCCTCCACCCGGCGGCGGCCGAAGGCGCCCATGCGCGCGCGCTTCTCCGGATCGGCGAGCAGTTCCAGGATCTTCTCCGCCATGTCTTCCGGGTCGTTGCGCTTCGCGTAGAGCGACGCCTCCTGCGCCGAGAAGCGGCCCTCGGTCAGGTCGAACTGCACGATCGGCTTCCCCAGCGCCATGTATTCCACGATCTTGTTCATGGTCGACTTGTCGTTCATTTCGTTGAACGTGTCCGGGTTCACGCAGACATCGGCCGTGTTCAGCATCTCCAGCAGCGTCCGGTCAGGCGCGCGCCCGGTGAAGGTGACATGGTCCGCGACCTCCAGCTCGGCTGCCATGCGCTTCAGGTCATCCAGTTCCGGCCCGCCGCCGACGAGGCCGAAATGCACGTCGGTCCGGCCCTTCTCGTGGACGATGTGGCGGACCGCCTGCAGCAGCAGGTCCAGTCCCTCCTGCGCGCCCATGACGCCGACATAGCCCACCAGGTAGTCCCGCCCCTGCTTCAGTTCCGGCACGGGGGGAATGATCTTCAGCCGCTCCAGGCTGGGGCCCGAGCGGACGACGAAGACCTTTTCGGGGTCCATCTTCCCCCGCTCGATGGCGATCCGCCTGTAGCTCTCGTTGGTGGCGATGGAGACGTCGGCGGTGCGGAAGGTCCAGCGCTCCCAGGCCAGCATCACGCGGTAGAAGAAATCGCGCCGGCCGAACTTCGCCTCGTAGAGTTCCGGGTTGATGTCATGGTGGTCGAACAGGAATTTCTTCCGGAACAGCAGCTTGAAGAAACCGCCGACGAGGAAGATGTTGTCGGGCGGGTTGCAGGCGTGGATGGCGTCGAAACCGCGGGTCAGGAACACCCGCCAGGCCAGCACGAACTCCCAGAACAGCGCCGCCGAGTATTCCAGCGCGTAGCCCGCCGCGCCCTTGGCGTCGAGCGGCAGGTCGTGGCGAAGGATGTGGATGCCGTCGATGACCTCGCGCTTCTTCTCGTAGCCCTTGCCCGTCGGGCAGATGATCGTGACCTCGTAGCCATGTTCGTGCAGCGTCGTCGCTTCCTGCCAGACGCGCCGGTCGAACGGGCTCGGCAGGTTCTCGACGATGAACAGGACGCGGCGCGGCTTGTCCTCTCTCACGGAGCTACCACGCCACGCCGTCATAGCGGCCGGGCTCGCTCTTCGCGTTCATGACGCGGACGAAGTCGACCAGCACCTGGCCGTCCTTCATCCGGTCCGGCACCTGGCGGAAGGCGGGATCGCCATTGCCGATCACGAGCACCTCGGCGTGATCGATCACCTCCTCGACCGAATCCACCATCAGGTTCGAGATGTGCGGGATCGCCTTCATGATATAGTCGCGGTTGGCGCCGGTCAGCCGGGCCAGCGAGACGTTGCGGTCGTAGAGCTTCAGATCCATGCCCTTGCCCAGCAGCCGCTCGATCACCTCCACCAGCGGGCTTTCGCGCAGGTCGTCGGTATTGGCCTTGAAGCTGAAGCCGAGCACGCCGACCTTCCGCTTGCCCTTCGACAGCACCATGTCGACGCCGGCCTCCACCTGCCAGCGGTTGGACGGCAGCACCGCGTTCAGCATGTGCACCGGCAGGTCGAGCTCGCGGGCCTTGTAGGTGATGGCGCGCAGATCCTTCGGCAGGCAGGAGCCGCCGAAGGCGAAGCCGGGCTTCAGGTAGTAGGGCGAGATATTGAGCTTGGTGTCCTGGCAGAAGATGTCCATGACCCTGTGACTGTCGATGCCGAGACGCTTGGAAATCGCGCCGATCTCGTTGCCGAAGGTCACCTTGACCGCGTGCCAGGCGTTGTCGGCGTACTTCACCATCTCGGCGACCTCGATCTCGGTGCGGATCAGCGGCGCGTCCAGATGGGCGTAGAGTCCGGCCAGGGCCGCACCGGCGCGTTCGTCGCTTTCCCCGATCACGGTCTTGGGCGGCTCGCGGAAGTCGCGCACGGCCGAGCCCTCGCGCAGGAATTCGGGATTGTTGCAGAGGCCGAAGCCTTCGCCTGCCTTCTTGCCCGAAGCCCGCTCCAGCGCGGGCTGCACCGTTTCCCGGATGGTGCCGGGCAGCATGGTCGAGCGGATGACGACGATGTGGAAGTCGTCCTTGTCCTTCAGGCAGGCGCCGATTTCCTCGCAGACCCGGACGAGGTACTGCAGATCCAGGTTGCCGTTCGCCTGACTGGGCGTGCCGACGCAGACCATCGACAGCTCGGTGTGGCGTACCGCCTCGGCCGGATCGGTCACGGCGCGCAGCCGCCCGGCCCTCACGCCCTCCTCGATCAGCTCGGCCAGGCCCGGTTCGACGATCGGCGAACGGGCGTCGTTGATCAGCCCCACCTTGGTCTCGTTGGGATCGACGCCGATCACGTGGTGGCCGTCCGCGGCGAAGCACGCCGCCGACACATTGCCGACATAACCCATGCCGAAGACGCTCAGGCGCATGGCCTTTCCTTCCCTCCTGATCCCGCGGCGCCGAGCATAGCGGCCCCTTCGTCCATCGCAATCATGGCGGCCCGTCGCCCACCGAGAGCCCGAACACGACCGGGGTGCCGGTCGCCAGTTCGCCCGCGAAGACGATGCGCGGGGCCGGCGCGCGGACGCCGAAGCCGGGCGAGTGCCAGCCGCGCTCGGGCGCGGTGCGGCCGGTCTCGACCCAGCCCGACAGCGGCCCGTCATGGCGGATGCTGAGCGTCGTGGCCGTCTCGTCGCGGATGACGAACCCCGTGCCCGACGCCTCCACCCGGAAATGCGGCGAGACCAGGAAGCCGATCTCGACCCGATGGTCGCCCGGCGCGCCGGTCAGGCTGTCGGTCAGGCGGAAACGCCCCGCTCCCGCCCGCTCGACACGGCGTTGATGGCGCACGCGGTGCGTCTCCAGATAGCCGTCATGGTCGGCGGTCACCGACCAGCGCTCGGGATCGTCGTCCAGCGCGAGGACGCGCGCCCCGGCCTTGCGCGCCCAGTTGAAGGGACCCGAGATCTCGGAGCTGTTCTCGCCGGCGATGGTCAGCGTGTTGTGGGCCACCGTGCCGCGGAAGTGGTCCCGCCAGGCATGACCGGCGTGATAGAGGTAGGTGCCAGCGTCGATCAGCACCGGCCGCCCGTCGACGTGCAGCCACAGCGCAAGGGTGTCGGCATGGCCGTGGGCGGCGATGGAAAGATAGCCCACCGGGCCGTGATCGAAGACCAGCAGATGGTCCGGCACCCCGCCCGCGCGGTTGCGGCGGTCCACCGTATAGCCGCCCTCGGCGAAGTGGCGCATGCCGACGGGCCAGAGCCGGTCCGGGACCGGCGCGGGGAACAGCGCGTTCCTGAGGTGCGCCGTCGGCACCGGGGGCGCCAGCGCGGCCTCGCCGCAGGCGCTGGCGATGCAGCCCAGCACTGAATTGATCGTGTCTTCGCTCGCCATGCCGTTGCCGATGACGCGGCTGTCGTCATCGTCGCCGATACGCGGCTGACCGCCGGTGCTGTCGGTGATCCACTTCAGGAACTCGCCGGCGCGGGCGATGCGCCGCCAGTAGTCGCCGGAAAAGGCCTCGCCCGTCCGCCGGCCCAGATCGCCGGCAAGCAGCAGCCATTCCAGCGTCAGAGCGGCATAGGCCGGCGACTGCTCCCGGCCCACGCCGTCGGGCGCGATCTGGTTCAGCACCTCCCGCTCCAGACTGCGCCGCCCCTGGGTCCGCCAGCGCCGCGCGCCCGGCAGTTCCGGGGCCAGCGCGCCGAGCAGATAGAGCGCGGCGGCCTCCGCCACCAGATGGTTGTTGGCCGAGGAAAACCGCGAGGGGAAGCGGTCGATCCACCAGCCGTGCTGGTAGAGGGTGCGCATGATCTTCCGCCGCAGCGCCGCATCGATCCGCGCCTTCAGCAAGGTGACGATGACGATGATGCTGACGACCCTGAACGCCAGCTCGATCATCGACGGCCAGTTGACCCCCCTGTAGGGCGGATTGGCGTCGATCCAGGCGGAAAGATGATCCAGGCAGAGCCGGGCTGCGGCGTCGTCCTCGGCGACCACGGCATAGGCGGCCACCGGCTGCAGGTACTGCAGGCGCGACAGCTCCCAGACGTTCTTGACGTCGCCGAAGTCCGTCTCGTGACGATAGGGAATGTCGAAGCACCACGCGTCCGGGGGCCAGCGGCGACCGGTCACCGGGTCCAGATGCCAGTCCGGCGGCGCCCCCGGCGACGCCGCCTCCGGCCAATCGATACCGAGAAAACGGAACCGCCCGGCGCGGACAGCCTCGACATGGGCCGCCCACTGCGTCATCAGCCTGGTGCCGGCAGCAAGGCCGCCGACGCCCTCGGCCAGGCCCGGCCATTCGGGCAGGGCCATGTCGCCCGGATCGAAGGCCGTGACGGACGACGGCAGGCGGCGGGCCGAGACCAGCCGCCGCGCCATCTCGAGCACGCGGTGGGCGATCTCTCCCGCCGACATGGCGCGCAGACGGTTGCGGTACCATCTGACCCGCCGCACGAACCCCGCCAGCGCGGCGGTGCTGTCGGCCTGCGTCCCGCTCATTCTCCGTTCCCGGCCAGCAATCTCCGGTAGCCCCCCTCCAGCACGTCGAGAACCCGCTCGGCGACGAACTGCCGCCGGAGCCGCTCTTGCGCGGATCGTGCCAGTTTCAGGCGCAGCGCCTCGTCCTCCGCCAGCCGACGGATCGCGCCGGCAAGGCCCCCGGCGTCGCCGGGCTCGATCACCAGGGCCTCGGCCTCGTCGTCGGCGATCTCCGGCACCGCGCCGACGGGCGTGACGACGCAGGCCAGCCCCGCCGCCATCGCTTCCAGCAGGCTGTTGGGAAAGCCTTCCCCTAAGGAAGGCATGAGGAAGATGTCGGCGGCCCGCAATTCCTCGATGAACTGCGCGTGCTCCATGAAGCCTTCCAGTTCGATCCGCTGCGGCAGGCCGGCATTCCCGATCTGCGACGCCAGGGGCTCGATCACTGCCAGAAAGCGAAACGCCGCGCGCACTTCGGCCAGTTCGGGCGTGGCCAGCGCCTGCAGCACCACCTGTGCGCCCTTGCGCACCGATTCCGAGCCGGCGAAGAACAAGACGCGCGGCGGGTCGTTGCGCGGGCCTTCGATGGGCACGATCGAGGCCTCGGGGACGGAATTGTAGAGCACGATCACGTTCTCGCTGCGACCGACCGTGGCGAGATAGCGCCGCCAGCTTTCCGACTGCACGATCAGGATGTCGGGCGCGGCGACGCCGCGGCGGATCAGCCCCTGCACGCGCGGGGACGAGCCTTCGTAGAACTTGTCGAAGACGCCGCCGAGACGAAGCATGGTGGGCCGGCGAAGCGCCTTCGCCATCAGCAGGTAGAGGCAGCTTTCCCAGAAGGTCTGGAAATCCGAGGACTGGATCTGGACCAGGTCGACGCGACGGAAGAGAACCACGAAGGGAAAGGCGACGAGGTGCCAGAGCGTCGCCCAGGCGGCGCGGATCAGCCGGCCGACGCCACCCTTGAACATGGCCGCATAGCCGTAGTTGTCGACGACGTTCTTCTTCGCCGGCCGGGAGGTCGTGTGGGCGATGAAGTCATAGCGATCCGCCAGCGGCGA
Proteins encoded:
- a CDS encoding lactoylglutathione lyase, which encodes MFSHITVGTSDLERASKFYDAVMAVLGIPRNFEEAGEAVGYGVMQLSESTSETFQPEFVVTRPYDGQEMHRGNGWHAAFLAKDRATVDAFHKAALAHGGTDEGAPGLRLNYHPKYYAAYVRDPDGNKLQAVCHWPQ
- a CDS encoding glycosyltransferase WbuB, producing MTAWRGSSVREDKPRRVLFIVENLPSPFDRRVWQEATTLHEHGYEVTIICPTGKGYEKKREVIDGIHILRHDLPLDAKGAAGYALEYSAALFWEFVLAWRVFLTRGFDAIHACNPPDNIFLVGGFFKLLFRKKFLFDHHDINPELYEAKFGRRDFFYRVMLAWERWTFRTADVSIATNESYRRIAIERGKMDPEKVFVVRSGPSLERLKIIPPVPELKQGRDYLVGYVGVMGAQEGLDLLLQAVRHIVHEKGRTDVHFGLVGGGPELDDLKRMAAELEVADHVTFTGRAPDRTLLEMLNTADVCVNPDTFNEMNDKSTMNKIVEYMALGKPIVQFDLTEGRFSAQEASLYAKRNDPEDMAEKILELLADPEKRARMGAFGRRRVEEELSWDHEVPRLLAAYDALFRS
- a CDS encoding GDP-mannose dehydrogenase, whose product is MRLSVFGMGYVGNVSAACFAADGHHVIGVDPNETKVGLINDARSPIVEPGLAELIEEGVRAGRLRAVTDPAEAVRHTELSMVCVGTPSQANGNLDLQYLVRVCEEIGACLKDKDDFHIVVIRSTMLPGTIRETVQPALERASGKKAGEGFGLCNNPEFLREGSAVRDFREPPKTVIGESDERAGAALAGLYAHLDAPLIRTEIEVAEMVKYADNAWHAVKVTFGNEIGAISKRLGIDSHRVMDIFCQDTKLNISPYYLKPGFAFGGSCLPKDLRAITYKARELDLPVHMLNAVLPSNRWQVEAGVDMVLSKGKRKVGVLGFSFKANTDDLRESPLVEVIERLLGKGMDLKLYDRNVSLARLTGANRDYIMKAIPHISNLMVDSVEEVIDHAEVLVIGNGDPAFRQVPDRMKDGQVLVDFVRVMNAKSEPGRYDGVAW